A window of Dehalogenimonas sp. WBC-2 genomic DNA:
GTTTTTACTTTGGCTTTGGTGGCAGTCGGCATGATCTTCTCCTCTTTTACGGGCGTGGCGATAGGGGGGATGGGTGGGATGGGGGGCTTGGGTATTTCAGTCACGGCTTCGGATACTCCGGCAATGTCTGGGCCAGCAGGGCGAACGGGGGATGATAAGGATGACCCTTCGACAGGCTCCCCGAGTGCAGACTCGGGACAAGCAGGGCGAACGTGTTTGGTACTGTCTATGATGTCCTTGACCAGCGCCTCGATCTCATTCTCGGTAGCGGCGATAGGCTGCTTAACGCCAGCGGGCATAAAAGCCTCCATACCCGGCAGAGCAACAGGCTTTTCCAGTTTGTCGATGACGCGGGCAGCGATCTCCTCTACCCGGGCGCGCTCGGCGATGCCCATGGCCGAGGCCTGGTTAAAGATGATCTGGGCGATGCGGTTCTTATCGACGATGGGTCTACCTGATAACTGCGGCGTCATGGCCTTTTCTCCGTTTCATTTTCCTGTCGGCGGTGTCCAACAATAAAGGTAGCTGGGTAAGTGCGTCGGCATCGGGGCGGCTGACCAGCTTATCCACCATTTCCTTGAACTCGGTGACATCGGTGAATTTGCGGTAGACCGAGGCAAAGCGGATGTAGGCGATGTTGTCTACCGCTTTGAGCTTTTCCATCACCTTGTCACCGATGGCGGTGGAGGGGATCTCAGCGCGGCCGGTCTCAATCAGTTCCGCCTCAATGTCCTCAGCCAGTCTATCCACCGTGCCTACCGGCAGCGGCCGTTTTTCACAGGCCTTGTGCAGGCCGGAAAGCAGCTTGTCCTTGCTCCATTCCTCACGGCGGCCGTCTTTTTTAGTGACATAGACGGCGGTGGGCTGAATACGCTCATATGTTGTGAAACGATAGCCGCAACCAAGACATTCGCGGCGGCGGCGGATGCCGTCCTCAACCTCACGCGAGTCCACCACTTTGAAATCATTTTGTTGGCAATTGGGGCAATTCATGTTCTAAAAAACCACTACCTATTGTGTTACCAGTATAAGGTACCACTAGATGTAGGGGTTGTCAATAGGAATATAGTCAGTTATTATAGCTGATAGGAATTGAGAGCCAAAAAATATTCCAGCCAAAAACACAATGATTCATAGCCTCAATGGTAAACAAGGTTACTTTCATTGATGATAAATAAGTATCTATTAACAGACCTAGCTCAGCAATTGACAGTACTAAGACCGGGGTGTAGAATCTGGTGCAATCGCGAAAACAGATGCTGGGCATAAGGAAAAGAAGTATAGGGAGATAGTGGTTTGAGAAAATCGTCTTCCTTATGTTTTATACTGACCCGCATTGGTTTATAATGTTAAAGGCTATGCCCCACGGCTAATCGGCGACATACACAAGAGAGGTAAAAATGGAGAAGAAGACAGTCCGTAATATGCTCATGGCTGTTTTGTTGGTGGCAATACCGGTACTCAGTTCCTGCACCGACGAAACGACTCCCCCGCCAACCACCACCACACCACAGGAGGAAACATTATTACCGACGGTTGATGGTATTGACGCGGCGCTGGTTTATGCCAGCAAATGCGCTTCCTGTCATGGTTCAGACCGCCAGGGCGGAGTAGGACCTTCTTTGCAACAGGATATGACCATCGCCTTCTTAAGCCAGTGGGTGCCGGTGCACCGGACAGGAGTGGGGCTTGATTCACGTCTGCGTGATGCGATGATAAATTGGTTGAAAACCAATTCCACCGTCTCCACTGAGCCAAAACCGACCGATGCCACCTTTATTTATGCCTTAAATTGCGCCATTTGCCACGGTAACAGCCGTCAGGGTGGATCCGGCGGACCATCAATTGAGCTAACAGATTTGGCCCGGTTTGACGCAGGCTTCCTGAGTGTTTTCCTACAGGGACATTACCATGGTGTGGATCTCATCCAGTCCCAGCGCGACGCTCTGGCAGAATGGTTGAAAACGAATCCGTAATCTACGGAATGAACGTATTACTTTAATAATACCTTCCGAAGGAGAAGAAATGGATATTGCGAAACTAAGGAAACCGGAACTCTCCCGCCGAGATTTCATTAAAGTCGCCGGTATGACGGCAACATACCTTGGCTTGAGCCAGGCGCTGACACCTCAGATAGTGCAGGCGCTGGAAAGCACCAGCGGCAAGCCGGCCGTGATCTGGCTGGAAGGTTCAGGCTGTACCGGTTGTACCGAATCTTTCCTGAACAACCTGGAACCCAGCGCCACCTCTTTACTGCTGGATACCATTTCCCTGCGTTATCATGAAACTGCCATGGCGGCCTCCGGCCATCAGGCTAATGCTGCTTTAGAGGACACTATCGCTGAGGGCGGTTATGTTCTGGTGATTGAAGGCTCAATTCCGCTGGCTCAGGACGGACGGTTCTGCACGGTCGGCGGCAAGCCATTCACCCAGATTGTCCGGGAGTCAGCCAAGAACGCGGCAGTGATTATCTGTGTCGGTTCCTGCGCCACTTTTGGCGGTATCCCGCGTTCCGGCCCGACCGATTCTGTTGGCTATCTCTACCGCGGCAAGGAATTACATCATTATTTTGATGATGTCGGCGCCAAACCGGTCATCAACCTGCCCACCTGCCCGTTACATAACGAGCGGCTGGTAGCGACAATCGTTCATTACCTGACCTTCGGCACTGCTCCGGAGATGGACTCTTTCCACCGGCCGCTGGCTTTCTACGGCAAGCTACAGCATGACAATTGCACCCGCCGCGGTCAATATGAATCCCGGCACTTCCTGACTGATTACAACGATCCAAAGCAACAGGGTTACTGTCTGATCCTCAAAGGCTGTAAAGGCCCGGTGGCCATGCAGGACTGCTGGGAGCGCCTGTGGAATAACCGCGGCAATTACTGCATCAACGCTGGCATCCCCTGCGTAGCCTGTTCCAATCCGGAATTCTACGAAGAGACCAGCCCCTTGTATGCTCACGACTATGACTTCGGTCTGCCGCCAAAGTAAAAAAGGATTGGGAGCAGACGAATGATCAAAAATAAGCTTGGAAAGGTATTTTAAATATGACGCGCATTGTCGTTGATCCGTTAACCAGAATTGAAGGCCACCTCCGGATTGAGGTTGAAGTTGAGAATGGAGTGATCACTGATGCCTGGTCTGCCGGTACCATGGCGCGCGGCATTGAAGTGTTGCTTCAGGGCAAAGATCCCTGGGATGCCCCCTATGTCACCAGCCGTGTTTGCGGTGTGTGCGAAGGCGTTCATAACATCGCTTCATCCCAAGCCATGGAAGACGCTTTCGGCATTGAATTGACCGAGGCCGGCCGCCTGATGCGCAATATTTTTTCTGCCGGTTATTATGTCCATGACCATTTTATTCACTTCTATGTCCTTTCAGCCCTTGATTTCCTGGATATCATGGCTATTGCTGAATATAAGGGCAGTGACCCCGGTCTGCTGGCTATCAAGTCCAAGATAGTGGGACTGGTAATGGCCGGAGATACCTCACCCTTTACCCCGCGCTATCAACCTGATGAGTTTTCAGTCAGCGACCCCGAGACGGTAACCACACTGGTGTCTCATTACCTGCGCGCGGTGGAACTGAAGGCTAAGTCTCAGAAGATGTTGTCTTATCTAACCGGCATTCAGCCGCATCCCAATGCCATGAATGTCGGTGGCTGCACTGCCACCCCCAGCGTGGAAACACTGAGAGATCTGCGCAATCTGTGGGTGGAGCAGGCTGAGTTTGTCAATAACGTTTACCTGCCTGATGTACTGGCGGTGGGCTACGGTCCTTTGCTGCCACTGGCGGCTTCTGCCTTCGGCGCTACTGCCGGCAACTATCTGGCTTACCCGATGCTGCCACAGGGCAGCCCGAGCGCCGCTGGAGACAACTCTTTTGGCGGTTCCAATCCTATGTTCAAGGGTGGCGTTATTATGGCCACCGGGCCCCGCGGTTCGCTGGCTGATATTGGACCGGTTAATGTTGCGCCGGTGGATTATGATCAGATTACCGAATCAGTAACCAACTCTTGGTACGATTATCCGGCAGGGGTGAACAAAATCCACCCGTCTGAGGGTGTCACCAAGTTTAATCTGGATAAATCCGGAGCTTATTCATTCATGAAAGCCCCGCGCTATGATTCACAACCAATGGAAGTCGGGCCGCTGGCACGCGGCATGGTCAACAAATTCCCGCAACTGGATGCCTTCTTCAAAGCCGGTGGACGGGAGGGCGTGGTCGCCCGGCATTTGAGCCGCGCGGTTATTTCCAAGATGATTATCGATGAAGGATTGGCCTGGATTGATCGGTTGATTGAGATGAGAGTGGCCGGGCCGCTGGTGGGCATGCACGAAAAAGCTGTACCCCGGACAGGGCGAGGTATGGGCGTCTGGGACGCACCCCGCGGCGCTTTGGGTCACTGGGTGGAAGTGGATAACCACCGTATCAAGAACTACCAGCTGGTAGTTCCGTCTACCTGGAATGCCGGTCCCCGTGATGAGAACGGCGTAAAAGGTCCTTATGAGCAGGCGCTCATCGGTGCGCCGGTACCGGACATTGACAACCCGATAAATGTGGTGCGCATTATCCGATCCTTTGACCCGTGCATTGCCTGTGCCGTCCACCTGATTGATCCGCATACCAATGATATTAAAGTAGTCAAGATATCCTGATCCGAAACGGTATAAAGGCACTATAAAAATACTGGGATAATAATTTTACGGTGCACGGCGACAGTTTACTGTCGCCGTGCTGTGTTTATGGGGTGATAAAGATGCTGAATATTGAGCCGACAGAAAATGTTTTAATCCTGGGAATAGGCAATGTAGCCTTGGGCGATGAAGGTTTCGGCATTCATGTTGCCCGAAGATTGAAAGACACCAGCTTTCCGGCTAACGTCAGGGTTGAAGAAGGTGCGGTGGCCGGGTTTGATCTACTGGGAACGCTGACTGATGTTGACAGGCTCATCGTTATTGATGCCATGATATTGGACCTGGCTCTGGGTGAAATAGCTTTCATGGATCTGGATGCCGGATTTAACGCCATCAATAAAACCAACATGTCTTTTCACCAGGTGGGAATAGTAGAGTTGTTGCAGATTTCTTCTCTGGTAGGCAAAACACCGCGGGTTCACTTTTTGGTCACCAAGCCGGATAAGATGGAATGGAGCTTTGAATTGTCTCCAATGGTGGCTCAGGCAGCCGATAAAGCAGCGGCATTTTTGCAGCAAAAACTGGCGATCAACCACATCACCAGCGAATAGCCGCCTGCCTTTTGGGTGAGAGTTAATTTCAGCTATCGCCGATACTGACTAGTCTATACCGCTCTATTTTTGGTAACCGGGTGATCCGGCCTCCATTTGCCTTTGGAAAAAGCCATGGGAAAAAACACTTTGCGCAATTCTTCGATGGCGAAAAAGACGAAACCGGCGCCCAAAGCGATAGCCCAGTCTCGTAACGAGGGAGCCACGGTGCGGAAAGCGGTCTGCATGAACGGGACATACACCGCCGCTAATTGCAGCAGTACGGCGATGCCCAGGGCAACGAGCAGCCAGCGGTTGGAAAAGAAGCCGATCTTGAAGATGGTGACCTCATCGGTGCGGGCGTTAAGACCGCGGAATAGCTCGAAACTGACCATGGTGATAAAGGCCAGCGTCCGGGCTTCCTCGATCCCGACGTGCTGCTGGGCCCAGTAGAAAGCGGCAAAGACTCCAGCACCCATGATCAAGGCGACATAAACAATACGCCAAACCATGCCCGAATAAATAAGTCCAACCTCAGGGGAACGGGGAGGAGACTTGAGTTCATCGCCGCGGCGGGGTTCAAGAGCTAAAGGAACGGTGATGGTGGCGTCGGTGACCACGTTGACCCAAAGAAGCTGTGCAGCCAGCAGCGGTGCCTGTCCGATTACCGCTATAGCCACGGCCAGCGCCAGGAGCTCACCGATATTAGCTGCCAGAAGGTAGAAAATGACCGCCCGCAACCGGTTGAAAATACCGCGGCCTTCCTCAACGGCGGCGACCACGGAGACGAAGTTGTCGTCGGCCAGTACCATGTCGGCAGCCTGCCGGGCAACATCCGTGCCTGAAACGCCCATAGCTACGCCGATGTCTGCCGCCTTGAGTGCCGGGGCATCGTTGACGCCGTCGCCGGTGACGGCCACGACTTCACCGTTATGTTTCCAGGCGCGGACGATGCGCAGTTTCTGCAGCGGTTCGATGCGGGCAAAAACGGAAACTTCCTTGACCGACCGATTGAGTTCCTCGTCGCTCATGTTGGCGAGTTCACTTCCAGTGACGATCCGTCCGTCTGGAATGCCGACTTCCCTGGCGATAGCGGCAGCAGTGGCGGCGTGATCGCCGGTGACCATGACCACCCGGATACCGGCGCCGATGGCCTGAGTTACAGCGCCGCGGGCTTCGGGGCGAGGCGGATCGGCGATACCGGCCAGTCCGGCCAGAACCAGATTGCCCCCTATATCTTCCGCCTTGAGCTTGACCATGCTTGAAGGAACCTCGTAATAAGCCAGAGCCAGCACCCGCATGGCATCACCTGCCATAGCTTCTATCTGGTCGCTGAATTCTTTCCGGCGAGTTTCATCCAACTCAACGTCAGCACCATCGTGCCGGAAGCGGGAACTCATTTTTAGTAGCTTCTCAGCGGCACCTTTGACGAAAACAATATGCCCTGAATCTGCGGCGTTGAGGGTGGCCATGAATTGTTTCTCGCTTGAAAAAGGTATCTCATCCAGGCGGGGATAATTTTTTTCAAGTTCTTCTTTAAAAAGCCCGGCCTTGGCGGCGGCTACCAGAAGGGCGCCTTCAGTAGGGTCGCCGAATAGTGAGCAGCACTCCTGTCCCATAGTCACGGTGGCGTTGTTGTCCAGTGCTCCTATCTTCAACGCCAGAATGAGGGCATCATCAGCGGCAACATCGATTTGTCGGCCTTCGGCACGAAATTCGCCTTCGGGCCGGTAGCCTTCACCGGTAATCTCTATCATCCGGCCGTTACAGAAAATCTTCCGCTGAGTCATCTGGTTCAGCGTCAAAGTGCCGGTTTTATCTGAGCAGATGACAGTGGCTGATCCCAGCGTCTCCACGGCCACGAGCCTGCGGACAATGGCATTGCGCTGCGCCATCAGGCGCATGCCTATTGCAAGGACGACGGTGACCACGGCGGGCAGGCCTTCAGGTATGGCGGCCACGGCGGCGGCTACCGCCAGAAGGAACATCTCCGCCGGATCCAGCCCGCGGACGAGGCCAATAACAAGGATCAGTCCACAAACGACCAGAAGTATGACCACAAGGAAATTGGAAAGCCGGGCGATGTTCTTTTGGAGCGGTGTTTTTTCTTCAGTGATACCTTCCAGACTGCCAGCTATACTCCCCAATTGAGTGTCCATACCGGTGGAAACGATGACCGCCACTGCCTTGCCCTGAGTAGCGGTGGTACTCTGATATAGCATATTCTTGCGGTCAGCGAGGGATTTTTCAGCTTTGATTGACTCCAATCTTTTTTCCACCGGTTCCGATTCACCGGTCAGTGAGGACTCATTGACCTGAAGCGAGGCAATTTCGATCAGGCGGGCATCGGCGGGGATGCGGTCGCCTTCTTCGATGATGATAATGTCGCCTGGAACCAGTTCTTTGGCCATGACATTTTGCAGTTTGCCGCTACGCCTAACCTTGCTATGGGGTGCGGCCAGTTGCCGGAGCGCCTCCATGGCTTTTTCCGCCTTGACCTCCTGAACGAAACCGATGACGGCGTTGATAATGAGGACGGCGGCGATGGTAAGCGTATCCACGGCGTGGCCAGTAAAGGCCGAAACAGCGGCGGCGGCCATTAAGACATAGACCAGGGGGCTGGTAAACTGGGCAATGAAGATCATGAGCGGCGATTTTTTGGGTTTGGCCTCCAAAGAATTGGGGCCATATTTTGTCTGTCTGGAGCGCACTTCAGATTCGGTCAGGCCGGAAGTGCGGCTTCCCAGCTTGTTAAGAGTTTCGGAGGGGGAAAGGGCGTGCCAATTTTCAGCCATATCAAGGTATTTTACCACGCGATTAGCTTTCATGGTTAAAATTAGCCGTAATGCAGCATGGTCATTTCACCAACATCAAACAGTGAACCTTGGAGATTGTCATTGACACCAGTTGTATAATTGTAGTAATAGACTAATTTACTACAATTATTACCGTGATAAGGGCAGAGGAGATATAACCATGGCTGGCAATGTGATTGAAATTGAAAAGCTCACCAAGATGTACGGTAAAAACCGGGGTATCACGGATGTTTCCTTCAACGTTAAAGACGGGGAGATCTTTGGTTTTATTGGGCCTAACGGAGCAGGCAAAACCACTACCCTCCGTCTTTTGGTAGGACTTATCTTCCCCACCGGTGGCCATGCCAAGATTTTCGGCAAGGATGTAGTTCAATTTGGGAATGTTATCCGCTCAGATATCGGTTATCTGCCTTCAGAAATATTTTACTACGAAAACATGCGGGTTATTGAGCTGCTGAATTACTCTGCCAGTTTCTACAAAAAGGACAGCTTAAAACGCATCAAAGACCTGTCTGAACGACTGGAACTGGATGTCAACAGAAAAATAGATGAACTGTCCTACGGCAATAAAAAGAAGGTAGGCATTGTTCAAGGATTATTGCACTCTCCGAAACTTATTATCCTTGATGAGCCAACCAGTGGTCTTGACCCATTGATGCAACGGGAGTTCTTTGAGATTATCCGCGAAGAGAACGCCCGCGGCGCCAGTGTGCTTTTTTCCTCCCATATCTTGAGTGAGGTCCAACGGCTGTGCCACCGGCTGGCTATCATCAAGGAAGGCGCTATTATCCGGGTTGATGAGGTATCAGCCCTTAGAAATGAGGCCTATAAGAAGTTCAAGATCGTCAGC
This region includes:
- the ndrR gene encoding ribonucleotide reductase transcriptional regulator NrdR — protein: MNCPNCQQNDFKVVDSREVEDGIRRRRECLGCGYRFTTYERIQPTAVYVTKKDGRREEWSKDKLLSGLHKACEKRPLPVGTVDRLAEDIEAELIETGRAEIPSTAIGDKVMEKLKAVDNIAYIRFASVYRKFTDVTEFKEMVDKLVSRPDADALTQLPLLLDTADRKMKRRKGHDAAVIR
- a CDS encoding uptake hydrogenase small subunit precursor — its product is MDIAKLRKPELSRRDFIKVAGMTATYLGLSQALTPQIVQALESTSGKPAVIWLEGSGCTGCTESFLNNLEPSATSLLLDTISLRYHETAMAASGHQANAALEDTIAEGGYVLVIEGSIPLAQDGRFCTVGGKPFTQIVRESAKNAAVIICVGSCATFGGIPRSGPTDSVGYLYRGKELHHYFDDVGAKPVINLPTCPLHNERLVATIVHYLTFGTAPEMDSFHRPLAFYGKLQHDNCTRRGQYESRHFLTDYNDPKQQGYCLILKGCKGPVAMQDCWERLWNNRGNYCINAGIPCVACSNPEFYEETSPLYAHDYDFGLPPK
- a CDS encoding uptake hydrogenase large subunit encodes the protein MTRIVVDPLTRIEGHLRIEVEVENGVITDAWSAGTMARGIEVLLQGKDPWDAPYVTSRVCGVCEGVHNIASSQAMEDAFGIELTEAGRLMRNIFSAGYYVHDHFIHFYVLSALDFLDIMAIAEYKGSDPGLLAIKSKIVGLVMAGDTSPFTPRYQPDEFSVSDPETVTTLVSHYLRAVELKAKSQKMLSYLTGIQPHPNAMNVGGCTATPSVETLRDLRNLWVEQAEFVNNVYLPDVLAVGYGPLLPLAASAFGATAGNYLAYPMLPQGSPSAAGDNSFGGSNPMFKGGVIMATGPRGSLADIGPVNVAPVDYDQITESVTNSWYDYPAGVNKIHPSEGVTKFNLDKSGAYSFMKAPRYDSQPMEVGPLARGMVNKFPQLDAFFKAGGREGVVARHLSRAVISKMIIDEGLAWIDRLIEMRVAGPLVGMHEKAVPRTGRGMGVWDAPRGALGHWVEVDNHRIKNYQLVVPSTWNAGPRDENGVKGPYEQALIGAPVPDIDNPINVVRIIRSFDPCIACAVHLIDPHTNDIKVVKIS
- a CDS encoding hydrogenase maturation protease encodes the protein MLNIEPTENVLILGIGNVALGDEGFGIHVARRLKDTSFPANVRVEEGAVAGFDLLGTLTDVDRLIVIDAMILDLALGEIAFMDLDAGFNAINKTNMSFHQVGIVELLQISSLVGKTPRVHFLVTKPDKMEWSFELSPMVAQAADKAAAFLQQKLAINHITSE
- a CDS encoding ABC transporter ATP-binding protein, producing MAGNVIEIEKLTKMYGKNRGITDVSFNVKDGEIFGFIGPNGAGKTTTLRLLVGLIFPTGGHAKIFGKDVVQFGNVIRSDIGYLPSEIFYYENMRVIELLNYSASFYKKDSLKRIKDLSERLELDVNRKIDELSYGNKKKVGIVQGLLHSPKLIILDEPTSGLDPLMQREFFEIIREENARGASVLFSSHILSEVQRLCHRLAIIKEGAIIRVDEVSALRNEAYKKFKIVSANSLNEADLPMTEITDFQHKGNELSFIYRGNINTIIKAISQHKIMDIQIEEPTLEEIFMHYYE